A stretch of the Kazachstania africana CBS 2517 chromosome 12, complete genome genome encodes the following:
- the PAC2 gene encoding Pac2p (similar to Saccharomyces cerevisiae PAC2 (YER007W); ancestral locus Anc_7.151): MGYQIGDRLMVDDELCTIKYIGPIREWSTAPAYGVEWDNPKRGKHSGTISGIQYFTTRLANAGSFLKEAKVKGLRRKSFYKALTEIYGDSQQISNSLYLGAKKIEGLGFDALNERNRRLHDLKSISLQKESIYIDFSDEKERNYFVSQCPNVISLDLGQNLVSDFNNLCDALGLMKNLKTLNLSGNHFSRNWDRLNNNNLTFPNLKSLFLVSCNLNLQGVNSILNCFPGLQVLDLSGNHFQCIDQKLHLPESLVTLNLSDNALKSFPQGFEKWNLEELCLADNDITIIKKRDDFSAAIKNLNLSNNRISKWAELDILNTSFPYLEALIIHANPLFTFDETDQSEFYQIIARFDGLKVLDGSPLSSDLIKEAELYFVSKIRNGEITYNKDLKRWKHFNESYVLDNYQNASKKLPRWLDGELETITMIYEEKDLTFSISVLSTYTVRYLKGIISSKLSKKVLQIKLYRNLGKGLEEIDKEFSQLRDLSINSENIIYIKSN; this comes from the coding sequence ATGGGCTACCAGATTGGGGATCGCCTTATGGTGGATGATGAATTATGTACTATCAAATATATTGGCCCTATCAGAGAATGGTCAACAGCACCAGCTTATGGCGTAGAATGGGATAATCCCAAACGTGGGAAACACTCTGGAACAATATCTGGCATCCAATATTTTACTACACGTTTAGCAAATGCTGGATCTTTCTTAAAGGAGGCCAAGGTAAAGGGGCTAAGGAGGAAAAGTTTTTATAAGGCATTAACTGAGATTTATGGTGACTCACAGCAGATCAGCAATTCGTTATATCTGGGAGCTAAGAAGATTGAAGGCCTCGGTTTTGATGCCttaaatgaaagaaatcGACGGTTACATGATCTAAAATCAATTTCCTTACAAAAGGagagtatatatattgatttttcagatGAGAAAGAGAGGAATTATTTTGTATCTCAATGTCCGAATGTAATATCATTGGATTTAGGACAAAATCTAGTTTCAGATTTTAATAATCTGTGTGATGCATTAggattgatgaaaaatctgaaaactttgaatttatctGGAAATCATTTTAGTAGAAATTGGGATAGATTAAATAACAACAATCTTACGTTcccaaatttgaaatctttatttttagtTTCCtgtaatttgaatttgcaGGGTGTTAACTCAATTTTAAACTGTTTTCCAGGACTGCAAGTGTTGGATTTGAGTGGTAATCATTTTCAGTGCATCGATCAGAAACTGCATCTTCCCGAATCATTAGTTACTTTGAACTTGTCTGACAATGCTTTAAAGAGCTTTCCTCAAGGATTTGAAAAGTGGAACCTGGAAGAATTATGCTTAGCAGATAATGACATCAccattattaaaaaacGTGACGACTTTTCTGCAGCTATCAAAAATCTCAATCTTTCGAATAATAGGATATCAAAATGGGCTGAGCTTGACATTTTAAACACAAGTTTCCCATATTTGGAGGCTCTGATAATCCACGCAAATCCACTCTTTACTTTTGATGAGACAGACCAGTCGgaattttatcaaattataGCACGATTCGATGGGCTGAAAGTTCTTGATGGTTCCCCCCTTTCATCTGACCTTATAAAGGAAGCAGAATTATATTTTGTCTCCAAAATAAGAAATGGTGAGATAACTTATAACAAAGATTTAAAAAGATGGAAACATTTTAATGAAAGTTATGTACTGGATAATTACCAAAATGCGAGTAAAAAACTGCCGAGATGGTTAGATGGAGAATTAGAAACTATAACCATGATTTATGAGGAAAAGGatttaactttttcaatttcagtGTTGTCTACCTATACAGTTCGGTATTTGAAGGGGATAATAAGCTCTAAGTTATCCAAAAAGGTCCTTCAGATCAAACTTTATCGAAACCTTGGAAAAGGActagaagaaattgataaagaaTTCTCACAGCTTCGAGATTTGAGTATAAACtcagaaaatattatttatataaagagtAATTAA